In Nitratiruptor sp. YY09-18, a single window of DNA contains:
- the dsbD gene encoding protein-disulfide reductase DsbD: protein MRIVVFVALLLHTLFGFGFVTEPSQIVPVEKAYKPQVSLNNNRLDVNISIDKSAYLYKKYIKLKINNQEVKLHLPPAFKEHGEEVYEKQLNFSVPLKMSGKIDVDLEYQGCNKAGVCYPPQQKHFTFTIEEPQAASAKKSQTPKLSEADSIASTLQKGSLGVILATFFGFGVLLALTPCVFPMIPILSSLIVGAKNMNTKKAFLYSVVYVLAMSIAYTGAGVLAGIFGANLQSALQNPLIIILFALIFVVLALSMFGFYEIGLPASWQTKIAQKSDEAGSKGGLIGVAIMGFLSALIVGPCVAPPLAGALIYIGQTGDAILGGLALFAMSLGMGLPLLLVGVGAGKFMPKPGGWMEAVSKVFGVIMLGLAIWMLERILPPAVTMFLWGVLFIGSAVYLRALEQIPEEAHWFVYFKKSVGIVLLIYGVFVLYGSLKGATNVLKPFGFIEQSVTNQIQKSIFEPISSLDELKKILATAKKPVMVDVTAKWCASCKELEENTFSDPRVRQKLGEFRALRLDMTKNTPQAKEFLRHFGLFGPPAIIFFDRSGKEIKNLRIIGYKDPNEFLEILNKAQRMQ, encoded by the coding sequence ATGAGAATAGTTGTATTCGTAGCACTTTTACTGCATACACTTTTTGGTTTTGGATTCGTGACTGAACCATCACAGATAGTCCCTGTTGAAAAAGCGTATAAACCGCAAGTCTCTTTAAATAATAATAGGCTTGATGTGAATATTTCAATTGATAAAAGCGCATATCTTTACAAAAAATATATCAAACTCAAAATAAACAATCAAGAGGTAAAGCTCCACCTTCCACCTGCATTTAAAGAGCATGGTGAAGAGGTGTATGAGAAGCAGCTTAATTTCAGCGTGCCTCTAAAAATGAGTGGAAAAATCGATGTGGATTTAGAGTATCAAGGGTGTAATAAGGCTGGAGTATGTTATCCACCACAACAAAAGCACTTTACTTTTACCATCGAAGAGCCCCAAGCTGCATCTGCTAAAAAATCTCAAACTCCCAAACTCTCTGAAGCTGATAGCATTGCTTCTACATTGCAAAAAGGCTCTCTTGGCGTGATATTGGCTACATTTTTTGGATTTGGTGTTTTACTAGCTCTTACTCCTTGTGTCTTTCCTATGATTCCTATCCTCTCCTCTTTAATAGTTGGTGCGAAGAATATGAATACCAAAAAGGCATTTCTCTACTCAGTTGTCTATGTATTGGCAATGAGTATCGCATATACAGGAGCTGGAGTATTAGCTGGTATTTTTGGAGCAAATTTACAAAGTGCACTGCAAAATCCTCTCATTATCATCCTCTTTGCTCTCATTTTTGTAGTATTGGCGCTAAGTATGTTTGGTTTTTATGAGATAGGTCTGCCTGCATCGTGGCAGACAAAAATTGCCCAAAAGAGTGACGAAGCAGGAAGTAAAGGTGGATTGATCGGTGTGGCTATAATGGGATTTTTATCAGCACTCATAGTGGGACCATGCGTTGCGCCACCACTTGCTGGAGCACTGATCTATATTGGCCAGACAGGAGATGCCATCTTGGGTGGATTGGCTCTTTTTGCTATGAGTTTGGGTATGGGTCTGCCATTATTGCTTGTGGGTGTTGGAGCAGGTAAATTCATGCCAAAACCTGGTGGCTGGATGGAAGCAGTGAGCAAGGTCTTTGGTGTGATAATGCTAGGACTTGCAATTTGGATGTTAGAGCGTATCTTGCCGCCCGCAGTGACTATGTTTTTGTGGGGAGTGCTCTTTATTGGGAGTGCGGTATATCTGCGCGCTCTTGAGCAGATACCAGAGGAAGCTCACTGGTTTGTCTATTTTAAAAAGAGTGTAGGAATAGTGCTTCTTATCTATGGAGTATTTGTACTCTATGGCTCCCTCAAAGGTGCTACTAATGTTTTGAAGCCTTTTGGATTTATTGAGCAATCAGTGACTAATCAAATACAAAAGAGCATTTTTGAGCCAATATCAAGCTTGGATGAACTCAAAAAAATACTTGCAACTGCTAAAAAACCGGTTATGGTAGATGTGACAGCCAAATGGTGCGCAAGCTGCAAAGAGCTTGAGGAGAATACTTTCAGTGATCCAAGGGTGCGCCAAAAACTTGGAGAATTTCGGGCTTTGCGGCTAGATATGACGAAGAACACCCCGCAGGCCAAAGAATTTTTGCGCCATTTTGGTCTCTTTGGCCCGCCTGCAATCATCTTTTTTGATAGAAGTGGAAAAGAGATAAAAAATCTTCGTATAATAGGATATAAGGATCCAAATGAGTTTTTGGAGATCTTGAATAAAGCACAAAGGATGCAGTAA
- a CDS encoding 5-bromo-4-chloroindolyl phosphate hydrolysis family protein, whose amino-acid sequence MPLAKRYEGKIVKHTKTIGILLYLFIIPPLIATIAAVIVLDIKSFMLNLLSFLLFFAALYLSKKGFAQEFAYKQAAFAQAPKIPYKLLGALTLAVAVFYTSFAISHRSFLHALFLALIAFAGYVLWYGLDPKEDKIPDTKDVGYKVALQTINEAKERLNAIEGQAAKIKNEDLRKRVYATIEKARKIIDEVEKKPYFVRELRKFLVVYIDGVYEVTESYIKVQESLTQEKKQELFWLLEDVQKRFDKELKKIENRGATELDIKMDTLNLQINE is encoded by the coding sequence ATGCCACTAGCCAAACGATATGAGGGAAAAATCGTCAAACATACCAAAACCATAGGTATTCTCCTCTACCTCTTTATCATTCCACCTCTCATAGCCACTATCGCTGCAGTTATCGTGCTTGATATCAAGAGCTTTATGCTCAATCTTCTCTCATTTTTGCTCTTCTTTGCAGCCTTGTATCTGAGCAAGAAAGGGTTTGCACAAGAGTTTGCATACAAGCAAGCTGCATTTGCACAAGCTCCAAAGATTCCCTATAAACTACTAGGGGCGCTCACGTTAGCAGTTGCAGTCTTTTATACCTCATTTGCAATATCCCATCGATCGTTTTTGCATGCGCTCTTTTTAGCACTCATCGCATTTGCTGGTTATGTGCTTTGGTATGGTCTTGATCCAAAAGAGGACAAAATACCAGATACGAAAGATGTAGGTTACAAAGTGGCCTTGCAAACAATCAATGAAGCAAAAGAGCGCTTAAATGCAATCGAAGGGCAGGCTGCAAAGATAAAAAATGAGGATTTAAGAAAGAGAGTCTATGCAACTATAGAAAAAGCAAGAAAAATCATAGATGAAGTTGAGAAAAAGCCCTATTTTGTACGAGAATTGCGTAAATTTCTCGTCGTCTATATCGATGGAGTCTATGAGGTGACAGAGTCTTACATCAAAGTGCAAGAGTCTTTGACACAAGAGAAAAAACAAGAGCTCTTTTGGCTTCTTGAAGATGTGCAAAAGCGCTTTGATAAAGAGCTCAAAAAAATTGAAAACAGGGGTGCTACAGAGCTTGATATCAAGATGGATACACTCAATTTACAAATTAATGAATAA
- a CDS encoding lysylphosphatidylglycerol synthase transmembrane domain-containing protein, translated as MKKLKIFIKIALSLALLLFVLLQIDTKKLLQIVQRSDPLWLIGAFILFNLSKIVSSVRLNYYFKDIGVVLSELEALRLYYVGMFYNLFLPGGIGGDGYKIYLLQNRHKCGYKNLVAATLLDRLSGLVALLFLAALLWLESSFAKFSELLNLLAIATALLAYPVFLILHKKLFAKFMTYIVATTLLGLLVQLLQVASAYAILKALHVQSEMVDYLTLFLISSIVAVLPLTIGGVGAREFTFLYGLKIIGKEPSVGIAMSFLFFLITLLSSAIGILFVHKPLREVTKSVQKIDSTTQKS; from the coding sequence GTGAAAAAACTCAAAATCTTTATAAAAATAGCGCTCTCTCTTGCGCTATTGCTCTTTGTTCTTTTGCAAATCGATACAAAAAAACTGCTTCAGATCGTCCAAAGAAGCGATCCTCTCTGGCTCATTGGCGCCTTTATACTCTTCAATCTCTCTAAGATTGTAAGCTCAGTGCGCCTTAACTACTACTTCAAAGATATTGGCGTAGTTTTAAGCGAACTTGAGGCTCTTCGCCTCTACTATGTAGGAATGTTTTATAATCTCTTCTTGCCAGGAGGTATAGGAGGAGATGGATATAAGATCTACCTTTTGCAAAATAGACATAAATGTGGATATAAAAATCTCGTAGCTGCTACACTCCTCGATCGTCTCAGTGGTCTTGTAGCACTTCTATTTTTAGCTGCACTCCTTTGGCTTGAAAGCAGTTTTGCAAAGTTTTCTGAACTACTTAACCTCTTAGCAATTGCAACAGCACTCTTAGCCTATCCCGTTTTTCTCATTCTTCATAAAAAGCTCTTTGCAAAATTTATGACATATATCGTTGCTACTACTCTTTTAGGATTACTTGTGCAGCTCTTGCAAGTTGCGAGTGCTTATGCAATTCTCAAAGCGCTCCATGTCCAGAGTGAAATGGTAGACTATCTAACACTCTTTTTAATTTCTAGCATTGTAGCAGTATTGCCTCTGACTATTGGTGGGGTGGGGGCGAGGGAGTTTACCTTCCTCTATGGCCTCAAAATTATTGGCAAAGAGCCTTCAGTTGGAATCGCTATGAGTTTTCTCTTTTTTCTCATTACCCTTCTCTCTAGTGCCATCGGCATCCTCTTTGTTCATAAGCCGCTAAGAGAAGTAACCAAATCTGTCCAAAAGATAGATTCCACCACCCAAAAGAGCTAG
- a CDS encoding SPFH domain-containing protein, translated as MGLFDWLRGQFIDVIEWLDDSSDTIVYRFPRHENEIKYGAKLIVRPGQKAVFVNEGQIADVLGPGTWQLETKNLPILTDLQHWDHGFTSPFKAEVYFVNTKRFGDLKFGTKTPIIVNDPQLGPVRLKAYGTYEIRIKDPAKILRELSSTDGNFTTEEIEKFLANLILAKLPIVLAKSGISIFDLAKHYDRLGEKIKEELQPYFDDYGVLLEKILLQSISLPKELQKAIDAKGAQNVLGDMQEFIKYKSAQGIEKGGSASDIVGLGAGLYAAKEMFEEKTTPPPLPQEHYYIAMENKPMGPVSKDQLQKMIVQGELKPDTLLWQEGMEQWQRADEVVKELFKKIPPPIDES; from the coding sequence ATGGGACTCTTTGATTGGCTTCGTGGGCAGTTTATAGACGTTATAGAGTGGCTTGATGATAGTAGCGATACTATAGTCTATCGCTTTCCAAGGCATGAGAATGAGATAAAATATGGAGCAAAGCTTATTGTCAGGCCTGGACAAAAGGCAGTCTTTGTCAATGAGGGGCAAATTGCAGATGTGCTAGGACCTGGAACGTGGCAGCTTGAGACCAAAAACTTACCGATACTCACTGATTTGCAGCATTGGGATCATGGGTTTACCTCTCCTTTTAAGGCTGAAGTATACTTTGTAAATACCAAGCGCTTTGGTGATCTGAAGTTTGGTACCAAAACACCAATTATTGTCAATGATCCACAGCTTGGTCCTGTGCGTCTCAAAGCCTATGGTACCTATGAGATTCGCATCAAGGATCCTGCAAAGATTTTACGAGAACTCTCAAGTACAGATGGAAACTTCACAACTGAAGAGATTGAAAAGTTTTTGGCTAATCTCATCCTTGCAAAACTTCCAATAGTTCTAGCAAAAAGTGGAATCTCTATCTTTGATTTGGCCAAGCATTATGATAGGCTTGGAGAGAAAATAAAAGAGGAGCTGCAGCCATATTTTGATGATTATGGGGTATTGTTAGAGAAGATACTGCTCCAAAGTATATCCCTACCAAAAGAGCTCCAAAAAGCTATTGATGCAAAGGGTGCACAAAATGTCCTCGGTGATATGCAAGAGTTTATCAAATATAAAAGTGCGCAAGGAATCGAGAAGGGTGGAAGTGCATCAGATATAGTAGGACTTGGAGCAGGGCTTTATGCAGCTAAAGAGATGTTTGAAGAAAAGACTACTCCTCCGCCACTACCGCAAGAGCACTACTACATAGCAATGGAGAATAAGCCTATGGGACCTGTGAGTAAAGATCAACTCCAAAAGATGATAGTGCAGGGTGAGCTAAAGCCAGATACACTGCTGTGGCAAGAGGGTATGGAGCAGTGGCAAAGAGCAGATGAAGTAGTAAAAGAGCTATTCAAAAAGATCCCTCCACCAATAGATGAAAGTTGA
- a CDS encoding toxic anion resistance protein — MQKEIKEKIEHEISKQDSSILPPLEESEQKIIEELKKSLDFTNRNAVITFGVEAQEKLDEISSSMIEGVKNKDLEEAGETLNKMVLTLRGFNVENLKDEELPWWKKLLGFTSPIVETLQQYEEVKDQIELIANDLEKHKAKLMQDMVALEKLYEANLDYFRKLELYIKAGEEKIKELDEKIIPEFEKKAHEGELIDAQNLREIKEFRDELERRVHDLKLSRQVAMQALPSIRLIQENDKALINKITSTLVNTIPLWRNQLAQVVTVYRSRGAAKSLKASADLTNELLEKNAEALKMANKEVKEQVERGVFDIESIKKANQTLIDTLHESMQIADEGKKQRELAEKELHKLESELKNALIEMKRKKEASNGTL, encoded by the coding sequence ATGCAAAAAGAGATCAAAGAAAAAATTGAACATGAAATTAGCAAGCAAGACTCTTCAATCTTACCACCTTTAGAAGAGAGTGAACAAAAGATAATCGAAGAGCTTAAAAAGAGTCTTGATTTTACCAATCGTAATGCAGTGATTACATTTGGTGTAGAGGCACAAGAGAAGCTTGATGAGATCTCAAGCTCTATGATTGAAGGAGTTAAAAACAAAGATCTAGAAGAGGCTGGTGAGACTCTCAATAAGATGGTGCTGACTCTCCGAGGATTTAATGTAGAAAACCTCAAAGATGAAGAGCTTCCATGGTGGAAAAAACTCCTTGGCTTTACCTCTCCAATTGTCGAGACGCTCCAGCAATATGAAGAGGTGAAGGATCAGATTGAGCTTATTGCAAATGATCTAGAAAAGCACAAAGCCAAACTCATGCAAGATATGGTAGCCCTTGAGAAGCTCTATGAGGCTAATCTTGACTATTTTAGAAAGCTTGAGCTCTACATCAAAGCTGGAGAAGAGAAGATCAAAGAGCTCGATGAAAAGATCATTCCAGAGTTTGAAAAAAAGGCTCATGAGGGAGAGCTTATCGATGCACAAAACCTTCGCGAAATAAAAGAGTTTCGCGATGAGCTTGAAAGACGCGTGCATGATCTCAAACTCTCTCGCCAAGTCGCAATGCAAGCACTTCCAAGTATTAGACTCATTCAAGAAAATGACAAGGCACTTATCAATAAGATCACTTCAACTCTTGTGAATACCATTCCTCTTTGGCGCAATCAGCTTGCACAAGTTGTCACAGTCTATCGCAGTAGAGGAGCCGCAAAATCTCTCAAAGCTTCTGCAGATCTTACCAACGAACTCCTAGAAAAAAATGCCGAAGCATTGAAAATGGCAAACAAAGAGGTCAAAGAGCAGGTAGAGCGAGGAGTCTTTGATATCGAAAGCATCAAAAAAGCAAATCAAACTCTCATTGACACGCTCCATGAATCGATGCAGATTGCTGATGAGGGAAAAAAACAGCGTGAGCTTGCTGAAAAAGAGCTCCATAAGCTTGAGAGTGAACTCAAAAATGCGCTTATTGAGATGAAGAGGAAAAAAGAGGCGAGCAATGGGACTCTTTGA
- a CDS encoding glycosyltransferase family 2 protein translates to MKLSVVIPVMNEEDNIEPLFKALREALARLDYELIFVDDGSTDNTVQKIKELADERTKLIVFSRNFGQSLAMAAGIDAASGDVIATIDGDLQNDPRDIPLMLEKMQKEGWDVVAGVRANRQDGLVLRKIPSKIANWIIRKSTGVYLQDYGCTLKLFKKDVAKNLGLYGELHRFIPVLAKLYGAKMTEMNVRHHPRIHGQSKYGIGRTFKVISDLLLMLFFQKYGTKPMHLFGTLGFISFGIGALIDLYLFILKLFGQDIGGRPLLILGVMLTLVGIQLITTGFLAEIMMRTYYESQNKKPYVVKEIYQGHK, encoded by the coding sequence ATGAAATTATCGGTAGTCATACCAGTAATGAATGAAGAGGATAATATTGAACCACTTTTTAAAGCTTTGCGTGAAGCTCTTGCTAGGCTTGATTATGAGCTTATATTTGTAGATGATGGCTCAACAGACAATACAGTGCAAAAAATCAAAGAACTTGCAGATGAGCGCACTAAACTCATAGTCTTTAGCCGCAACTTTGGCCAAAGTCTTGCAATGGCAGCAGGCATAGACGCTGCCTCAGGAGATGTGATAGCTACAATTGATGGAGATTTACAAAACGATCCACGAGATATTCCTTTGATGCTAGAAAAGATGCAAAAAGAGGGATGGGATGTAGTAGCAGGTGTGAGAGCAAATCGCCAAGATGGATTGGTTTTGCGCAAGATCCCTAGCAAAATTGCTAATTGGATCATCCGCAAAAGTACAGGTGTCTATTTGCAAGATTATGGTTGTACCTTAAAACTTTTCAAAAAAGATGTAGCAAAAAACCTAGGGCTCTATGGAGAACTTCACCGCTTCATACCGGTGCTTGCCAAACTCTATGGTGCGAAGATGACAGAGATGAATGTACGCCACCATCCACGCATTCATGGGCAGAGTAAATATGGCATAGGTAGAACTTTCAAAGTCATAAGTGACCTGCTTCTCATGCTCTTTTTCCAAAAATATGGTACAAAGCCGATGCACCTTTTTGGGACACTAGGATTTATCTCTTTTGGAATTGGAGCACTCATAGATCTCTATCTCTTTATTCTCAAACTCTTTGGCCAAGATATTGGAGGAAGACCTCTGCTCATTCTTGGGGTTATGCTCACCCTTGTAGGTATTCAGCTCATTACCACTGGATTTTTGGCTGAGATCATGATGCGTACATACTATGAATCCCAAAACAAAAAGCCCTACGTTGTCAAAGAGATCTACCAAGGGCATAAGTGA
- a CDS encoding DUF255 domain-containing protein, whose protein sequence is MRYILALILLAFMLLAADFDWIAYDKAFLKAKKLNKPIMVMISQKNCPTCEYMDDVAFENEELVDFVEYNFIPVKIDLDEAKKLGLKAYGTPTFYFLRPNGKPFEPPLVGGAAAKVFLDKLKEIKADYGH, encoded by the coding sequence ATGAGATATATTCTTGCTTTAATACTTTTAGCTTTTATGCTTTTAGCAGCAGATTTTGACTGGATTGCTTATGATAAAGCTTTCTTAAAAGCAAAAAAACTCAATAAACCTATAATGGTAATGATTAGTCAAAAAAACTGTCCTACATGTGAATATATGGATGATGTTGCTTTTGAAAATGAGGAGCTAGTTGATTTTGTAGAGTATAACTTCATTCCTGTCAAAATCGATCTTGATGAAGCTAAAAAGCTAGGACTTAAAGCGTATGGAACTCCGACATTTTACTTTTTGCGTCCCAATGGCAAACCATTTGAACCACCTTTAGTAGGAGGAGCCGCTGCAAAAGTCTTTTTAGATAAACTCAAAGAGATAAAGGCTGATTATGGTCATTAA
- a CDS encoding phosphatase PAP2 family protein, with protein sequence MRATLLAVALCLLFYLFPSIDLKVSSYFYHNGFYLHDWWFAKFIYKATQIVLILFVLTLILLFFYSFITKKEIVSKKVIAYLLLVLALGPGLIVSVVFKEHFGRARPSQIVQFGGTKKFTPALQITNQCQHNCSFSSGHAAAAFYFLALVPLLRGKKRYIVALLALLWGGIVGYVRIIQGGHFLSDVVCSSVVVYLVAIILYRLMFERNRNEIIGSHTSNE encoded by the coding sequence ATGAGAGCTACTCTCTTAGCAGTTGCACTCTGTCTGCTCTTTTATCTCTTTCCATCAATTGATCTCAAAGTGAGTAGCTACTTCTACCATAACGGTTTTTATCTTCATGATTGGTGGTTTGCAAAATTTATCTACAAAGCGACACAAATCGTATTGATCCTTTTTGTTTTAACACTTATTTTGCTATTTTTTTATTCTTTTATTACAAAAAAAGAGATAGTAAGCAAAAAGGTTATAGCCTACCTTCTTCTAGTGCTAGCTTTGGGTCCTGGTCTTATTGTAAGTGTTGTTTTCAAAGAGCATTTTGGCCGCGCCCGTCCATCACAGATTGTCCAATTTGGAGGCACAAAAAAGTTTACTCCCGCTTTGCAAATTACCAACCAGTGCCAGCATAACTGCTCATTTAGCAGCGGACACGCTGCAGCTGCTTTTTACTTTTTGGCCCTCGTACCACTATTAAGAGGTAAGAAAAGATATATTGTGGCACTCCTAGCGCTTTTATGGGGAGGGATAGTTGGTTATGTTAGAATTATACAAGGAGGCCATTTCCTCAGCGATGTAGTATGTAGCAGTGTTGTTGTCTACCTTGTTGCAATAATTCTATATAGATTGATGTTTGAAAGGAACAGGAATGAAATTATCGGTAGTCATACCAGTAATGAATGA
- a CDS encoding amidohydrolase family protein — MVIKNAKVVNFDSEFLADVKIENGTITHIGHGLEDDEVLDIEGRYLLPGLIDLNVRTLDDKINSDSFTKLAQNAKSGGVAHIALIADLQHPINDEITLEFVKSQKVDIDIYPLVMALKDEKSLSELAILLKKGALSIYTPSDINEYLLARVFEYAKKSSVVIHIEPKNGVFRDVGVMNESEVSFRLGLGGISELEEVSEIAKILEFANYYKVPVLFKSISTPRGLELIAKSRYAYAEVSVHHLLFTDEACEGYNTFAKLSPPLRSKEQRAALLRALQTGKIDLLTSLHSPKSIVNKDVSFDEASFGIDALGYYLPLLYDRLVASEVISFSKLIELTATNPGCFLGKRIGKIEEGYRADLVVFDPKSSTHVSVPSLYTNQMLQGGVEKLMKDGELVYG; from the coding sequence ATGGTCATTAAGAATGCAAAGGTTGTAAATTTTGATAGTGAATTTCTCGCAGATGTTAAAATCGAAAATGGAACAATCACGCATATCGGACACGGTTTAGAAGATGATGAGGTTTTGGATATTGAAGGGAGATACCTTCTGCCAGGGCTTATTGACTTAAATGTTCGCACTTTAGATGACAAGATCAATAGTGATAGCTTCACCAAACTAGCACAAAACGCCAAAAGTGGTGGTGTGGCTCATATTGCTCTCATTGCAGATTTGCAACATCCTATTAATGACGAGATAACGCTGGAATTTGTCAAATCTCAAAAAGTAGATATAGATATCTATCCACTGGTGATGGCGCTCAAAGATGAGAAGAGTCTTAGTGAATTGGCAATTTTGCTCAAAAAAGGGGCTTTGTCTATCTATACTCCCTCAGATATCAATGAGTATCTTTTGGCTAGAGTCTTTGAGTATGCCAAAAAGAGTAGTGTTGTTATACATATAGAGCCAAAAAACGGTGTCTTTCGTGATGTTGGTGTGATGAATGAGTCTGAGGTCTCTTTTCGTTTGGGGCTTGGGGGAATAAGTGAGCTTGAAGAGGTGAGTGAGATAGCTAAGATTTTGGAGTTTGCAAACTATTATAAAGTCCCGGTGCTTTTTAAGAGTATATCGACTCCGAGAGGATTGGAGCTCATAGCAAAGAGTAGGTATGCATACGCAGAGGTCTCTGTCCATCATCTTCTCTTTACCGACGAGGCGTGTGAAGGGTATAACACCTTTGCAAAGCTCTCACCACCACTGCGCAGCAAAGAGCAAAGAGCAGCACTCTTGCGAGCCTTGCAAACTGGCAAAATCGATCTGCTCACATCACTCCACTCTCCCAAATCCATAGTCAACAAAGATGTGAGCTTTGATGAAGCGAGTTTTGGAATCGATGCCCTAGGCTACTATCTTCCACTTCTTTATGATAGACTGGTAGCTTCAGAAGTGATCTCTTTTTCTAAGCTTATTGAACTTACAGCTACAAATCCTGGCTGTTTCCTTGGCAAAAGAATAGGAAAAATCGAAGAGGGATATAGAGCGGACCTGGTGGTTTTTGATCCAAAGAGTTCTACACATGTAAGTGTGCCATCTTTGTATACAAACCAGATGCTGCAAGGAGGTGTTGAGAAATTGATGAAAGATGGAGAGCTGGTATATGGGTAG